One stretch of Cohnella algarum DNA includes these proteins:
- a CDS encoding ABC transporter ATP-binding protein, whose product MNAIISTNGLSKKYGDAYRVRQVDLTVYEGEIYGFLGPNGAGKSTTLKMLLGLAKPTSGQILVFGQDLRKHRRSILARTGSLIESPSAYHHLTGLENMRVMQRLRNVPERNVTEALRIVRLEKQKDKKVGHYSLGMKQRLGIAMALMAFPKLLVLDEPTNGLDPAGIGEIRELIRSLPQQYGITVLLSSHLLSEIEQTATSVGIISDGQLAFQGSMEELKSRSRSHIAVRTQNNEAAARLLAAEGLAPSGGGDGYLTFREWSDAQVAHCNRALVGAGIDVVRIEERKRSLESIFLELTGKESSL is encoded by the coding sequence ATGAACGCGATTATATCCACAAACGGACTGTCCAAAAAGTACGGCGACGCTTACCGGGTCCGCCAGGTCGACCTGACCGTGTACGAAGGGGAAATCTACGGCTTCCTCGGGCCGAACGGCGCCGGCAAGTCCACCACGCTGAAAATGCTGCTCGGCCTCGCGAAGCCGACATCCGGCCAGATCCTCGTCTTCGGCCAGGATCTGCGCAAGCACCGCCGTTCCATCCTCGCCAGGACGGGCTCGCTGATCGAGTCGCCCTCGGCTTACCACCACCTGACCGGCCTGGAAAATATGCGGGTCATGCAGCGGCTGCGCAACGTGCCGGAGCGCAACGTGACGGAGGCGCTGCGAATCGTCCGCCTCGAAAAGCAAAAGGACAAGAAAGTCGGCCATTATTCGCTCGGCATGAAGCAGCGGCTCGGCATCGCCATGGCGCTCATGGCCTTCCCGAAGTTGCTCGTGCTCGACGAGCCGACGAACGGTCTCGATCCGGCCGGCATCGGCGAGATTCGCGAGCTGATCCGGTCGTTGCCGCAGCAATACGGCATCACCGTGCTGCTGTCGAGCCATTTGCTGTCGGAGATCGAGCAGACAGCCACGTCGGTCGGCATCATCAGCGACGGGCAGCTGGCTTTCCAAGGCAGCATGGAGGAGCTGAAAAGCCGCAGCCGTTCCCATATCGCCGTGCGAACGCAAAACAACGAAGCAGCGGCGCGGCTGCTGGCCGCCGAAGGGCTGGCGCCATCCGGCGGCGGCGACGGGTACTTGACGTTTCGCGAATGGAGCGACGCGCAGGTCGCGCACTGCAACCGGGCGCTCGTCGGCGCCGGCATCGACGTCGTCCGCATCGAGGAGCGCAAGCGCAGCCTGGAGAGCATCTTTCTGGAGCTTACGGGGAAGGAGAGCAGTCTGTGA
- a CDS encoding ABC transporter permease produces MHAIRLEFYKLRRKRLTLMFALFLAVELGWAFASLSMSIARRPDNAGWPAAIATVASMNGLFLPILSAVIVSRICDMEHKGQTWKLLMSAAVARSRIYAAKYIAACLLLAVAVALQAAGIAAFGMARGWAEAVPVALLLRYAAGTMLATAAIVALQQWLSLAVKNQAFALALGMLGGFAGMTADLFPAGIRAGLIWSYFTGLSPVTFGYIDETMRYVLRDISPSHALAALAMGAAAYIAGSIHVSRQEI; encoded by the coding sequence ATGCACGCGATCCGACTTGAATTTTACAAGCTGCGCCGCAAGCGGCTGACGCTCATGTTCGCGCTGTTCCTGGCCGTGGAGCTGGGCTGGGCTTTCGCGTCGCTCAGCATGTCGATCGCCCGCCGCCCGGACAATGCCGGCTGGCCCGCCGCCATTGCCACGGTCGCCTCGATGAACGGCCTGTTCCTGCCCATCTTGTCGGCCGTTATCGTATCCCGCATATGCGACATGGAGCATAAGGGCCAGACATGGAAGCTGCTCATGTCCGCTGCCGTCGCCCGAAGCCGCATCTATGCCGCCAAATACATTGCGGCTTGCCTGCTTCTGGCGGTTGCCGTCGCGCTGCAGGCGGCGGGCATCGCGGCATTCGGCATGGCCCGGGGCTGGGCCGAAGCCGTGCCGGTCGCGCTGCTGCTCCGGTACGCGGCCGGGACGATGCTCGCCACCGCGGCGATCGTCGCGCTGCAGCAATGGCTGTCGCTCGCCGTCAAAAACCAGGCGTTCGCGCTGGCGCTCGGCATGCTCGGCGGCTTCGCCGGCATGACGGCGGACTTATTCCCCGCCGGAATACGCGCCGGGCTCATCTGGTCCTACTTCACGGGCTTAAGCCCGGTCACGTTCGGCTACATCGACGAGACGATGAGATACGTGCTGCGCGACATCTCTCCCTCGCACGCGCTTGCCGCGCTTGCGATGGGGGCAGCGGCGTATATCGCCGGCAGCATCCACGTTTCCCGGCAAGAAATATGA
- a CDS encoding ABC transporter permease: MLARSIRAEWLKLRRSRIWLILVSLPAISMLIGCANYAFNQGALQNGWYSLWTQVGLFYGEFFLPILVAILCAYLCRLEHANKNWHLLLTAPVPAAHLFIAKLAVTAVLLGFVQILFALLYIGAGLGFGLGSELPAALAGWAVRGWWASVAIGSVQLWLSMRIHSFAVPIGIGASAVFIGLGLYVAKLGLIFPHSLLTIGMGVLSQQSLPAAEIGLFYAMTSLYVILVSALAIRRLRTADAAA; the protein is encoded by the coding sequence ATGCTCGCACGCTCCATCCGGGCGGAATGGCTCAAGCTGCGCCGCTCCCGCATTTGGCTTATTCTCGTATCGCTGCCGGCGATCAGCATGCTGATCGGCTGCGCCAACTATGCCTTCAACCAGGGCGCTTTGCAAAACGGCTGGTACAGCTTGTGGACCCAAGTCGGCTTGTTTTACGGGGAGTTTTTTTTGCCGATCCTTGTCGCCATCCTCTGCGCCTATTTATGCAGACTGGAACATGCGAACAAAAACTGGCATTTGCTCCTTACCGCTCCCGTTCCCGCCGCCCACCTTTTCATCGCGAAATTGGCGGTGACCGCGGTTTTGCTGGGCTTCGTACAAATTTTGTTCGCGCTGCTCTACATCGGCGCGGGCCTCGGCTTCGGCCTCGGCTCCGAATTGCCTGCGGCTCTCGCCGGCTGGGCCGTTCGCGGCTGGTGGGCCTCCGTTGCCATCGGCTCCGTTCAGCTTTGGTTGTCCATGCGGATCCACAGCTTTGCGGTGCCGATCGGCATCGGCGCGAGCGCCGTTTTCATCGGGTTGGGCCTGTACGTGGCCAAGCTCGGCCTGATTTTCCCGCACTCGCTGCTGACCATCGGCATGGGGGTGCTCAGCCAGCAGAGCTTGCCCGCCGCCGAAATCGGCCTGTTTTACGCCATGACCAGCCTGTACGTCATCCTCGTCTCCGCGCTCGCCATCCGCCGTTTGCGAACCGCCGATGCGGCGGCTTGA